In Mugil cephalus isolate CIBA_MC_2020 chromosome 7, CIBA_Mcephalus_1.1, whole genome shotgun sequence, the sequence taaattaacaaaagtGAATCTAAACagcagctgggataggctccagcaaccctcacgaccctagtgaggattaagccgtagtagaagatgagatgagtctgAACAGATGGGTCTAGAGGTTCTTCTTAAAATGAGCAGcaatctgaaaaaaacaacaatcttgATGAGAAGATTTCAATTGGGTCTTGTACTACGTGGCAGCAGCGAGTCTGTGATTACGCAAACAAGAATCTTCCAACTAGAAAATAGTGGCAACTCAGTACAAAGAAGTCAGAATAGGTGTCTAATGAAACCTGTCGAATGAGTTGTTTGACAGTAGCACAAGTAAAGTTCAAGAATGTGCTGCTCAGACACAGGGCTTTCTTTAGCCAAGGCAGATGGAAATTAACATGTctatacacagtaaaatcagcatacccaaattaacactgtaagagttgatcttaacacttttaaagtgtctatatgggtccacacgtcagagtgttaatttaacactttttcaattgttggtacctttacactaagttagtgtaaatttgactcttcttgtagttaaatttaacacactgcctaacaccaaccagtgttttttaacacttttatgtaatGATTAAATTAACTCTTTCAGAGGAccatttcttaactacacaagtgttacccccataacacttaaaaagtACCAATATAATTCTTAAATAATCCTACAAAAGATACTTGGAAAAtgaactttattaaaataaaaaggtagtcatgtttggcagttcaaaaacatttattttcaaacttgcaccacaaatattcgaacatgcaacagtaaggcacaatgtatgcatgtagcgttagcaccactttagcatgctagctagcaactccgaacaattagcatcatcttatcacgttttattaaaacatttattttcaaacttgcaccacaaatattagaaccagcaacagtaaggcacaatgtatgtatgtagtgttagcaccacTGTAGCgtgctagctagcaactccgaaccattagcatcatcttatcatgttttatatctatggctacaaagtgcatgacttgTCTCACTCAGCCAAAACGTCAAGCCAAATGTACTGTTTCTGCTGTTATTCACTTTGTATGTTACATGTGGGGCCAGACATgccatgctaaccatgctaacctctagctcattaagcaggtgttcgggtggttagtaacagcgcCACGAATAAAGTTCTTTTTCTAACTTCGTTCGGTGTTTCACTGCGGGAATCGCCTTGGGCGTGACCAACTACGGAAGCTCCAATGGCACAACGTCTGTCTTTGACAGACAGGTTGACCTGTGAtacaggccccgcccccttgtACTATTACTGTCAAACGACCCCTCCTTACTCATTCTCACTTTCTTCCCGTGAGAAACTACAACCAGCTCCCTCAGCGCGTCCAGGCTAGCTTGGATTTCAGTTCTCAGGCGTCCCGTCAAGGAGAACATCGCCGAACACAGGTTTCTGGCTTTGTTTGGACTGTGCTGAGTAAGTCTTTTTGGAAGTAGTTATGCAGTGGTTAAAGGTCAGTGTCCGCGTAAAGGCGAGCTGTCACTCGGTTACTCTGTGTTACTACTTGGTAGCTGATGTCTGTAACTTGGGCTAACAAGTCAAGAGGAGCTCATTCGGTCTTGGTTGGGCTAGCATTTTCTTGTAGGCTTAACATAATCGGGTTAAGCTATCGCGTTGTTGCCCCGGTTGTTCGAAGGGATCGGCGAGGGAGACGAGGACGCAGAGTGCGACGCTAACTCTGACCTCCTCCATTTGGAACgacatggaggaagaggaggatgacaCCAGTTTCCCGGCTCAGACGTCCAGGCCACCAAGTGGGGCTTTTATGGTTCCCCCAGTGGATTGCAACTTGTATGAAGTCTGCAAGCGGGCTGTGGCTAAGCTGGCTATCCCATGGCCGGCTGTCCAGGGCCCTGAAGGGACTGAGCAGGACCTGTATGATGGTAAGAGGCTTCCAGCAGCTCCGTCCGTAGCTACTCAGCTTTTACCAGCAGTGCCTGCATGCATGAAGGAAATTAGACATTATTGGTCTGCCCTGTTTAAGAGCAAGCTTCCCACCAAGGGCTGCTCTAAGCTAGAGATTGAGGGTACGGGTGAGATGGGGTTGATCGAACCCCCAGCGGTGGAACCTTCAGTGGCTTATCACCTCCACCCTAACCGCCGATccatttcagtttcttcttgCATTTCTCTGCCCAATAAAATAGACCGCGTCACTGCGGCTATTTATCAGAGAATGTATAAATATGCTGCGCAGTCAGTGTGTTCGCTCAATGCAGTCACACTGTTGTCTGCCTATCAGGGTGAGATCCTGGAGGAGATGGGGCGGCAGCTGGATTCAGGGATACCTAACCCAGCCCTCTGGGATGAAATATGCGTTGTGAACGATTTAATCTCGCGCTCATCCAGAGGAGCAGTTAAGGGCTGTGGTCGTGTGATGGGGCTTGCAGTCTCAGGTGAGAGAGCGTTATGGCTGAACCTGTCAGGCTTAGGTGACTCTCAGAAGGCTAAGGTCATGGATGCGCCCTATGACCCCACCAAGGGTCTCTTTGGCCCGGCTTTGGAGAAGATGAAAGAGACACCCATAggaagcaggaaggagaagCTTACCTCAAAAACCCACTCTTCACCCACCCCAGACGTCCAGACCTGGCTTCGCAGCAATAGCTGCAGCAGTAAAAGGAAAACCCTGTCTCACCCcagggaggggaagaagaagcagcCATCCTAACGCGGTCTTCTCCTACACCTTCTTCtccttaaaaagaagaaaaacagtaagGGAGGAGATCAGCCCCATTGTTCAGTGTTTAGAGGCTCCTATGATTCACAGTTTTCCAGGAGTCCTCTCTCAGTCTCCCTCCCCACGGGTTCAGGGAAAGCAGACTCAGGGGCAGGTTTCACAGTGTCACCAAGCACAAGTGTTCCACAATTCACTCAGTGTCATCAAACACGTTAGACTTCCACCAAGCACAGGGTTTTGTTTTGGGGAAGacggaaataaaaaattacatttctgcaGCCAGGCAGTTTGCTGAGGGCACTAGAAGAAAGGTGCCGAACGAGGGAGCGCAACAGGGTTTTTACTCCCGTTACTTCTTTATTCCAAAGAAAGACAGCGCATCTCTTTGCCCCATATTAGACCTGCGTGTATTAAACAAGCACTTGCGAAAGTACACGTTCAGAATGTTAACACACATAGTGCTCTGTCGCTCGATACGTCCAAAAGATTGGTTTGTGACGATCGATCTTTCAGATGCATATTTTCACATTGCCATTTATCCCGCACACAGAAAGTTTCTCAGGTTTGCGTATCAAGACGTAACCTATGAGTTTCAGAAAATCCCATTCGGTCTATCACTAGCTCCGAGGGTATTCAGCAAGTGTGTGGAGGCAGCGCTGTCCCCATTGAGAAACAGCGGCATCAGAATATTCTCATATACAGACAACTATCTAATATCTGCTCTCACCTCAGGGGTACCACTGGGGACGGTGACATCCAGGGTAACCGTGACAACGGACGCGTCCCTCAGGGGATGGGGCGGGACGTTGATGGGCAGAGCAGTGAACGGGGTTTGGTCCAAGTGGATGGCTCAGGCTCACATAAATGTGTTGGAGCTACAAGCAGTGTTCTGTGcactgtgacattttctgcCCTTTCTCAGCGGTCGTCATGTCTTAGTGAAAATGGACAACTCTACTGTAGTAGCTTACATCAACCGCCAGGGCGGCACACGCAGCTGTTTGCTCTTGAGCAGGAAGGTGCATGCACAGAGAAACCAGCAGTCTCGTAACAGGCCTTGTTTCACGTGAGCCAGGTTGATGTTGTCTGGAAAGAGAGCTGGCGCCTGGCAGATCTCCTGGGGgtgtggaaattaaaataaaataaaatgactcgCTATACGAAAAGAGTACAAAGAGTGTTGGCTTCAAAAGTATTAGTTAAAATGGACTTAAAGGGCAGTTAACAGGAGACAAAAGATTctaagtcatccaggtcatgcgtctaagaacaaaaccaaaacaaagaaactgcagTCATCTTGAAGACATGTCACCATCATTCAAGTGgcctcttcagttctaaatgactagTGAGGGGtttaggtttttctttttctttctggaaCATCTGTAGGTGGTTAGCTTGAACAACGTCCCCTAATTGCAGTTGGGTATTGGATAGTAAAGAGACTCTACACTTTGATGAGAAACTCAAGAAAGTCCAGCTGAAAGTCTGCATAGTTTCCAGACAGGTTAAAGTATTATGTAAGTTGAACAATAACTTTGCTCCATCTCATTTCATAGTCAAATCCACCACCTGATTCAGGAAATTCCTCGACGCCTGAGCGCGTCATCCTGTGAAGGGTGTTACTGAGCCAGTACTCACACGTGCTGAGCAACATCTCACCCgtgacaagaaaaaacacaggttgAATTCACCTTGGCATTTCCTATTTCCTCTTGGCACGTCACGCTACACCATTGTACCTGCGGCCGCAGCCAGGTGATGTCTCCTTGCAGCCTGCCGATGGGCGTGGACCTGTCAGAGAACAGGGACGCGTCCTCATCGGGGAAGTCCAGGTCCTCAAACAGACCCCCACTTTCTGTCCTGCCCTCCTCTTTCATGACTGCTACGCGTTGGGCCTGGATACCTGCCAGGTCTGTGGGTGTACCTCAGCCAGCTGTGACCACCCCCACTGCAGCCATTACACCTGCATTACACctagaaacaaaacactgatgttACACATGCACAGGGGCTAATAAGAGATGCTGTACACGCAATACACTGCAAAGAAAGGCTCAAATGTAATTATATGGCTCTTACTTTGCTCCTTTGTAAGCATCTTTCCCTCGTGGCTGTCATTATTGATATCGACACGGCTAGCACAGTTGGCTTCAGCTAGCTGGTGCTGCGTTCAGGGACCGGGCGTGCTGGCATCCTCATATCGCTTCATCTTATCATGGTTTCAGACACCTAACCAcagcgactttttttttttatcagcgtGGCACATTTCGCTATGAGTTAAACCCAAACCAGACTCTTTGCAGTCATCTTGGTGAAATTAAACACACGGGAAGTGCCTTCCGCCTCGGACATCCAGCCGGTCCCTCATGAGGTGAATCCTTCCTGGGCTGGAGGGGCAGTGCCTCCCACCGCCGAACCTCTGAATTACACTCTGTGTGGACACATGCCACGgtgtgaattaataaaaaataatacagcaaCAACCCTGTGACAGGTCACAGCTAGATAAACATCAGTGAAGTTAAAATCAGTGGAGGCCACAACAAATAAAGaagatataaaaatgtgtatcaAAAGTTTAGAAACCCTGAAAAACTGCAAGTATGTATAAattaaatagaatagaaataaatgCATGCAACTAGGTAAGACAAAATACATAGTATTTACCTATTCTtatgaaatgattgtgacaatgtgatttgtgtaaataggaataaaaaggaaagtgtgtaaaaacaaaattattccaactttatgggcaacagttTACTAATCtagacacaaatacaaatggaCATTGGACTCATTTGAATCTGTTAGTGTGTCAtgtgccttttttatttttatactccttgacttattattattattttatctcagATGTTTATATTTCTAGTTAAGTGTTTAACTTCCTGTGCTGTGCCATGGGTCTTACAGTAACGCAATTTAATCCTCTGTAAGTGCTGCGCATACGGCAGAACTGATAATAGAGCAGATTTTGGCTtgatgtgatattttttttttatacaataaattaacaaaagtGAATCTAAACagcagctgggataggctccagcaacccccatgaccctagtgaggattaagcggtagtagaagatgagatgagtctgAACAGATGGGTCTAGAGGTTCTTCTTAAAATGagcaacaatataaaaaaaaacaacaatcttgATGAGAAGATTTCAATTCGGACTTGTACCACGTGGCAGCAGCGAGTCTGTGCTTACGCAAACAAGAATCTTCAGCTAGAGAATACTGGGAAATCAGTACAAAGAAGTCAGAATCGGTGTCTAATGAAACCTGTCGAATGAGTTGTTTGACAGTAGCACAAGTAAAGTTCAAGAACGTGCTGCTCAGAGACGGGGCTTTCTTTAGCCAAGGCAGATGGAAACTAACATACGCATATAATCCTCAGTGGGTCAGAGTTTAGTAATGTTACCCAGCTCGTAGGAAGAGCAAACAATTTACAGCTGAAAGCATGGCCCATAAATACAACAAGTGTCAACGAGAGCAATATAACCTTCATTAAAGTATAACTTATGTCAGGGCTGCATTtagtgcagtggtcagacttaACGaactggaaaacacatttactaACAGGCTTTTCATAATGTCTTAAGCACCTTTCCCTTTTATTTCTGACTTCCTTCATTTCCTCATGTTTTCTTATGTCttcttatgtattttatttcctttctgttcCTTCTTTACAGTGAGTATTTTTACTTCACGCTCCGCATGTGTCTACACTACTCCTGCTTGTTCATGGAGTTGCAAAAATTATACTTTGGTATTTTTCAACATatccataaaaacaacagactCAGGTTCTTCAatttacatataaaatatatatttttattggattcacataaacagatttaaaggaatacacatattattttaattcactttgaATTGATGCCTTCATGCTTTGACTGATGATCTTCTGAAAGACAAACGAGGGACACGTTAGACAGAGTCACACAGCACAACTAAATGAGTGTTGGTGCTGTTCTTGTGTTTGAGTGATCTTACTGTGGCAGCTTCTCCATGGCAATCTGAACCCACGGGTCTTTCGGATTGCCACACGCATATCTGCCCCTGATAGTCGTGAAACTGTTGTCACAGGAGGGAAGACATTCAGTACAATGACAGTGCCGACAGTGgacatgtgtgttgttttgattgcgctgattattttatcttacatTACTGCGTCGAGTTTGCAGTAATTGATGTCTTGAATGGTGTAGTCTTTGAGTACTCTGATACTGATTTTCTTTGGTTGGTATTTAGTGCAGCATAAAATGGGAccttcaaagaaaagaagaatcacACAAGTCTAGTTACATATTTCCCGTAATGTCATTTCGGACACAGAAACGTCTCACATGTTCTCTATATAATCCATACTCTCTATATTAATAGAGAAATTTAATACATCATCAATCATCATGTTGCTATGACTACAAGTGAAGTCCTACTTACTGCTTTCACCGAGCGTcgccagcagcaccagcagtaTGGAGACACAAGCAACAACCTTTGCCATTCTCTTCAGCCGTGGATTATGTTAAGAGCAGGAGTGTCAGTCTGGATGAACTGATAAGATCTGTCTCTGGTAGTGAAGTTTAAATACTTACTAGTAGCTGAAGGTAATTTCCCTCAGTAATTTCCAATGTATTTGGGTCAAGTGGGAACTTGACGTTCTACTTACTTTTACCACAACCacacctcctctcccctccccaaACCCAGAACAGAGCACAGTACTTGAGACACACGGGATGTAAAGAAATAGCATATATGCTCTGGGTTACTAAAAACAATGATATCAGAAGACTAATATTAGGCAATAAACTACACATATACAAGTATTTACTTTAATTAGTTTCCTGAGAAGCAGAAAGTAATATGAacaaattacatattttatttaaatagtttttacgTAAATCAGTGCATTACTTTGGCCACCACAATCTCCTTTCTGATTCATATACCAAGCacacaatgtgtgtttttttttgtatcagtggttcaggctggtggtggtggtgtgatggtgtgggggatattttcttgccacactttgggccccttagtacaaactgagcatggtttaaatgccacatcctacctgagtattgttgctgactatgtccatccctttatgaccacagtggaccatcttctgacggctacttccagcaggataatgcaccatgtcacaaagctcatatcatctcaaactggtttctagaacatgacaatgagttcactgtactccaa encodes:
- the LOC125010091 gene encoding C-C motif chemokine 4-like isoform X2, with translation MAKVVACVSILLVLLATLGESSPILCCTKYQPKKISIRVLKDYTIQDINYCKLDAVIFTTIRGRYACGNPKDPWVQIAMEKLPQSSVKA
- the LOC125010091 gene encoding C-C motif chemokine 4-like isoform X1, translating into MAKVVACVSILLVLLATLGESSPILCCTKYQPKKISIRVLKDYTIQDINYCKLDAVIFTTIRGRYACGNPKDPWVQIAMEKLPQRSSVKA